DNA from Cottoperca gobio chromosome 4, fCotGob3.1, whole genome shotgun sequence:
aagggataaaatGACACTTCAGCAAGATGATCGTGGTAAGTCAAAAGGTTCTCTTCCAGCTTTGATAACTGCAGGACCCTTAAATGATGACACACAGGTAACAACTCACAGAAAACGTTTTTTATCTGGTTAGTGGAGGCTGTTCATCATTTTCAACCCTGCTTTAATAAGCAAACTGACATGCTGGAGAAAACAGCTCCTGCTCTATAATGAAGCACAGGGGCACAATACAACACATATCCAGCAAAGGCAAGGGTGCTGGTGCAGATACAGCTTAAACAAAAAGGGTACACATGTAACAACCTTtgtaagacaaaataaatactcGATTCATAAATTCCTGTACAGCCAGAAGCAGATTTATGATTTGGGGTTGTAAAGAATATGAAGCATAATTACAGTTAAAAGGGCCACAAGAAGAGCAAAGTCCTATTAAGGAGAAGTTTATTGCATCCACCTTGGGAAATCAGCATCCTGACGAAAGTCCAGTCCACATATGTTGATCATGACCCAAACAATCTGTGAGGATGGAAGACATTCAGCCAGTTAGAAAAGAGCCCATTTAAAGGAGTCTTTAAAAAGGTATTCTGGGACATGTAGGCAATCACAAACTAAAGCACAATTGAAGAGTCAGGATGAAGGAAGGAAAGGGGCCTTGcaaacataaatattataaataacaaaacaactaATGTGACCGGGATATCGCAAAAGCATTGTTTTCATGGGACTTGTTGAGTGTAAGAGAACTATCgtttaatgtaatatttaggGAAATAAACTACTAAATCTCATCAGCACAAGTTAAGTGTTAAATTTCGTTAAAGTATAAAATTATTGCGGACACGATATTGCCGCCGGTTCACAATCACATCCAACCATTACATATCTACAGCTACATGACAAGCATCAACCTAAAGTCGATTACTCACAGGATCATACAGAACATCATGAAGATGTTCCATAGAGCGATGAAGATCCGAAAGTATCGAAGGCTGAGCAGAAACTCTCTGATGTTGTCACCTGAAAGACAGATTTTTGAGAACTGCATTCAGCTGTAGCATACACTTTTTCAtgattctctctctttctctctctcaacaacaacacaatgctactttcaaaatcaaagaatacatttaaattcagaaCAAACATCAAAACGTGGCACTATCAGAGcactaaatatatttagaacTCTCTTACAAAttgcatctctctctcacctgttgTCGGTGATCTGGACTCATCTCCAAATCCTTGGGATTCCTTCCTTTTGCTGCAAAACATCCATAGTTAAATTTCAATTGATTGatttcttttatctttctttgtAGTTCTGATGGGAGATTTTACACATTGTGACTGTAACCTAAATACTCACAGCTTGAAGTTCAGCACAGCCCCTGCATTGACCAGTAAGGTCCtggagagcacagagagacaaaccGTTTGTTATCTACCTGctcagctaatgttagctggtGAGCTGGCATTAGCACGGAGCTAGCTTGTTATTTAGCTTGACACACCACCATCTAACCAGCAGCACAGtgtacaataacacacacacaaaatccattaaataaatgtgtattcgTATGTGAAACATGCCAGACAACGGAATTACCCGAATATCAACAGATCGCCGATCATTttgatcacatcacatcacagagACGCTTAACTTCCGTGTTCGTCACGCAATCAGGAATGTGACCAATGCCGTTTCAGAGCTCTGGCAGAGGGTTTGATGCCCTGATATTCGACTGTCAGGTTGTTGCTGTCAAATTGTGTGGGCTATAGCAATGAGGTTTTACAAAACTGTGAATTCCTATCAATAATTCAATTGAAAGCTCATATATGATGGGAATGCCAATTTGAGGCCATATCTTCAGTATTTATCGTTTCTTTTGGCCCCCTGTGTGAAAGTGATATCATACTAtacaattaacaattaaataaatattacttaataattaaatattcaactgtatttattcctgGCGatacagcatttaaaaaaacggtttaataaattaaatttgGTTTCAGTTATGACTGCAATAAATGGCGAATGTCACGGTTGGAGGCATGTTGTTCAATAACCTTATTGAACAACATGCCTCCAACCGTGACATTCGCCATTGTACAGTAGCTGACTAATTCtgcctgaaataaataaattagggAATAATcgcaatatattttattacatagCTGATCCACATGCGCCACCTGTAGACATGAAACGTAATAGCATGTTAAAATTTTTATGTTACATACAAGTAATAATCAAAATACTTCAATAACTACTTTATGAACTCAGACACCATCCAACATTAAGTGAATCTTATTCACATTGATTTTTTTGTGCgaataatacattatttgtcaatgccaaaaacaaaaaaacggaggaatatttatagtttgtagtttagttaaAACAACATATAATTAGTCTAATTGAGGTCAATAATCAAGAATAGGTATATCAAGAAACATAATGACTTTAACTATGCagttataaaaaatacattacatttataaagaGGTTTGGTGCAAAATAATCTTATTGCATTCGACAGATGTATCATAATTTATGTGGTACTTACTtcaaaataagtatttaaaaagGGAAGGATAATTCAGAcggatgaaaaataaaatctcacCCATCTAATAAAAAATATCGTTTTTTTAGTTCCTGAAAAGGACATTTTGGAAATTCAAGGTTTTCAATCGTGTATCTTGGCTGCccctggtggtggtggaggtcgTTGCTCTGATTATTATTCTCCCCAAGaattaaaagcataaaaataaatagaaatcaaTTAAACCAATTAAAAGATACATGAAATCGGGTTGCTTTGGTTTGGTATTACTGCGCCTTTAATCACAACATTTCTGCATCATCAGGAATGTAAACAGCCAGTGATACCGCCACATGCTGGCGGCGAATCTACAGCCTCAGTGCAGGATCTGATCCGGATTACAGGATGTTTTGTTAGGAGGGGTTGAATGAGTCTTTGTCCTATCAAGCATTGGACACATGCTTGGTCTGTGATGTGTTTCTAGGCTACAATCAAACCTTTTATCGCGTCTTGTGGCTCAGTTTAATAATGAGTACGTCGATCGATTATGAACACCGGAGGACAAACCtttagtttttcaaatgtcaagCAGCTGACATGTAAACCTCCTGTCGTCAAAAAAGCGCAGCAGCTGGCACGGACCGcatgtgatgatgatgctgctgctgctgctgctgaggctgtGGAGATGAGTGGTATTAATAGGAGGGCTTGAGTGTCAAAAGGCTTTCACTGTTGAGACCGGGGGGTTTGGTGGAGAGTCGGTGGACCGGGTTTTTTGGGGGGCTTTACGATCCAGACTGCGCAGTTGGaataacaaatcaaacaaacagtgTCTCACTGGTTATATCATACAAGCAACATGGAAGTGCTGGCAGCTCTTAATTTGGGCGATATTGCCCAAGTTTTCTCAAAAATGGGAATGTTTCCCGTGTTTGATGTCGCTTATTACATCGTGTCCATCCTCTACCTCAAGTATGAGCCGGGTAAGTACGTTTTACACTTTTCACATTAATTCCCTTTATTATTGGATAAATGTAATTCTCTATAAGCTATTCTGCTTGTTATTTTTGGTAGGTTATAAAGGTTTTACATGCTCCACACTCACGAGTCCTGAGCCtcaacatacatttatttagaacaacatatttaataacatggGAATTTAATATTCAATCTATTATAGGTTATTTTTAAGATGAAAAACTGTAATATTTGTGTAAGAAATGTAGTGTATTTGTAACATTAGGATGATTTTATGTGTATACATAGCTGTAATAGCCCTATATAGGGACTTTCTGTTGCTGTTATCTGTTATAGTACTCAGTCCTTATAAAGCATGACCTGTTACATAAAGTACAGCAGAAGCACTTACAGCTCTGCTTGCTTGGTGTGAGGGAATGTCTGTTGCTGCACCAGCCTGACCTCATTTACACGGAGGAAATCACCGGAGTAGATTAAACCACTCTGCTTTGGGTAAAGCCTGATATTTTCCAAGATTTAACTCCTTTGAGCAACCGACCCTGAGGAGGATGAAACCTGAGAGAAAGGCCTTTGCATACCAGAGACTTAGGCAATAAATAGAAGATCCTGAAATAGACAGAGTCAGTGGGCTTCTGAAGCCCCTCTGCTGCACACTTTTAGGCTACAGTTGGGTGTGAATGTTAAACATGAAATAGGCTGTTGAGCTAACAGCCCAGCATGACCTTATTGTTCCTGGTGTGTAGCTTTGAAAATATCTAATGCTCCTCACCCTAAAGAAAAGTTCACTCTGACATGCAAGTTCAGTCATTGTCGGCTCATTTGGATCTCAGCTGACCCTTCGTGAAGATGGTGGGAGCACCAAACATATCTCAAACTCATAATCTCATCTTCTAAAAGTTTACAGCTTCAAATGAGACCAAGATGTCCATCACATCCTTCAAACAGCTTGTATGACatattacatgtgtgtttgtagccaAACAATGATGCTCCAGTCACTTTAAGAGAGGAACATATAGAAGGTACTTTTTAGATGATTGGTCATTTGGGCTTCAGCAATTCAATTATGTATTCTACATGAGCTATCTGGAGAAagttaatgtttattatataatttttcTTCTACAAACTGTATATGATTCTAGCCTATGACTGATCTATGAGGCTGAATTAAATAGTCAAATTTTCTCTTTGAAATGAACTATTACATTAATCTAATCTAGTTTAAAGTTTCATCCTTAAAGGGGAActctttactgtactgtatctcCAGAGGGAGCAGCATGAAGTCTGATAAGCTGGCAGTGTTGGTTGGgtctgaagactacaagtttaaaaataaaacaaaactaattcTGGGGGTTTGAAGTTAGAAATAAGTGAGCTCACCAAGCCTTCATCTTTGCTTGAGGAGAGCAACACCTGAATCTCAGACTAAACATTTGGTGGTCAAGTTGCAGTGTGGGTAATATAGGCGCCAGGTTTtgacacagaagaagagtgtgTGGAATAAAACAGACAATATCTCTGATTCTGCTGCATCAAATTctctcttttaaatgttttctttttttaactgtcCATCAAGAGTCCGACAATGTTAAAGGAGTGCAATGCTTAATCAGTGGAGTACTCTTTTAACAATCACAACTTCTGTAATTAGCTCATTTGAGCGAACACATGCATAAAGTTATGCATAAACGTAGTTATTACTAATCAAAAAGCAGATGTGACACTATGCTGGCACTCAAATCTCTCATAGTATTACATGTAAAGGGGATTGGCTATCTTTATTATCAACATATATGttgtattaaatataaacaaaaaaaggtcaaacataCTAAGAGAGtgcttgtttttaattaaaataatcagcaaGCGTGTGTGTTTTAGAGTTCAATGCCATTATTTCATCAGAGCTCAGGCAACAGATTTCAGCTCAGATTTCATGACTGAAGCTTCATCTTACTTTCCATCTCATTTTACAGTCAAATGTCTCCTGCTGCCATCCTTTGCAAGATCTTTTTATGTTTACCATTCTCTACATGTGTCTGAGTGGAGAGTCTTAGTTCACAGTACATGTTAGAAGAGCACATGAATGAGTTGGGGGTCAACATGGGCGCGGGGAGGagagacaagtgtgtgtgtgtgtgtgtggggaggggggggggtcatagGTCAAGACAGGCCTGACAGTTGCAACGCAGGAGAAGCAGTTGAGCAGTATATATTTATAGGGTGGCATTTCTCAGGATCAGATTGCTTTCAAACTGAGCGCCAGTCTCACCACGACACCCTCACCCACCTGTTGTTGGAGATTTGTGCAGTGAAGCAGCCGCACAAATTCACATCTCCATTTACTGAACTTCTTTTAACAGTGTTAACACCGTGAAGAAGTCTATTCAAGTACTGCTCTAAAGTTATAAATAAAGTCTaaatttatttgacagctacttttcattttcatccaTTATCTTAATAGTTTTTGCTTCCTCAGCGAGAGTTAATTGTAAGCAGTGCAAAGCATTAACATTGTTGCTATACTTAGCTGCAGTTTAACATACATTGCATACTGATTTAGAAATGTGGTCAAACTGTTGACTGAAGCTataatttaagtgttttaataaaatgttgtaaCGGATACCAGCCAGCCAATCAGGAACAAGCAACATGTCTAAGTCAAgtcaattatatttatatagcccaatatcacacatttgtCTAAAGGGGCTTTATAATCTGCAGACAATAGGGCACCCTATTAACGAAAAACTCCCTCAAAAAAATCCTTTATGGGGAAATAAAATGGAATAACCCcctggaagaggaggagggaataCTCTGCCAGGACAGACAATAGATGTTGAGTGTACAGAATATACCAACGTAATAAAAGTACAGTATGGACAATCAGGCTGAGATCCAACATGTGGAATGAGGCACCGACAgccaggtgagagagagagagagagagagagagagagagagagagagagagagagaggatccCAGAATGGCCGATGGACCagcacagagaaaagagaggacaagaatcagaatcagaaatcctttattagggaaatttacattgttacagcaaagaacatatgagcaaaagagcaaaagaacatatgacgTAAAGTGCAGCGCGCAcgataattaaatacaaataatataagtacaagcggttgagtagtttataaaggaggagaaaaaagggagagagagagagagagagagagagagagagagagagagagagagagagagaggcacacagCTTAGATGTTCTTGTGGGACAACAAACAAACGCAGGGTTTGAGATGCAGTGGTTTACATTATTCTCGTACTAGGAAGTACATGTTACATGTCAcacctctttgtctttgttttaaatgtcatgttttgctATATATTGACATGGTACAAATGTTTGGCATATAATAAGTCAGTGCCACATTGGTATATCAGtcatataaacaaaataattctAAATGGTCATATATAAAGCATCAATATAAAGCATACAATCAACTGATAAATTATAAAGAGCTCTCTtttctgttcactttaaagACTCTGTTGAGTTGGTTAACTGTCAACTCATAAATGACTGTAGACGTCCTGAGTCAATATTAGATTATGATAAAAAACTCAAAGGGCAGATTATCAGGGCGTGAACTGAAATGGTCAACTGGGCGTGTACAGCACATAGGCACACAAGGGATCCGCTGATAATGACTTTTGAAGGTCATCACTAACAGTTTTTCTCTGTAGGAACTAACAGAAAGACACTTATGACAACAAAGATTACCACATAATCTTCTTTTggtcagagaggagaggaaaaacttttaaaacagGATTTAGACCATTAGTATTTAGCAGGTCATTAATAAGGAGGCTGTtgtaattacatatttatttcagGGTTTAAtcacaattaattattttgaattGATACATTGAGAAAACATAACGACATTAAAGGAGTGTCAACACAACATAAAATCAATAGATTTACACATTAATaactctgttttatttcattcaaaatCATATTAAGGATAAATACAtcattttgaaattaattttGTTGCATGCATTGATATTTGCTacagtctttttttttcatacgACCTCTAGTTTATCTCCATATTTCTTCTGCTTTGTTTGAATTAGttatctgtaaataataattttcatacactttcctaaataaataaatagattatgATTAATGAGTAAAAAAGCCTCTAATTATTCCAGTGCCACACCTGAGCTTCGTAAGGGAGGGAAACAATGTGCAatgaaaatctgaaaatatgTAATGTTTCGGTAGTTTTGGTCATCGAGGAACTTCCAAACAGGCAGTGCATGATGACCGGGTGACATCGGTATGTCGATATCGATATTTAATAATATCCACATCTTAAGCTTCAGACACATAAAACACTGAGTGCATTATGATGTTTTAATTTTCACACTCGGTGTTGCAGGCTCGGTGGAGGTTTCTCGCAGGAGTCCCGTGGCCTCTTGGCTCTGTGCCATGCTCTACTGCTTTGGTAGTTACATCCTGGCAGACATCATGCTTGGAAGCAGCCCCGTCGACTATTTCCAACACAACAGCCACATCCTGCTGGCCTCAGCTGTCTGGTGAGAAAATCCTCAGAGCGACGTTACCCTTGACAGGGGAAGAGCTTTCGTGCTTCACATCTAACTTTTAAGACTGTATATGTGATCCAACGATTCCCTACCGGCCACTGTTCGGAGGTCATTCCCATTGTCCTAGTCAAGTGTTCAAAATGGTCAATTTCTTTTCCTGCTTTTTACAGGGAAAGATGTCTTTAAAGGATAAGTTCAGCcaaatcatcaaaaccatcccCACCAAGTATCACCAGCTTtatctatcttttttttaatcaaatgtgaCATAAGAAACAATGTCCCAGTCACTCAGGATAATCTATCGACCTCAGTCACAGCAGTTTCCATTGAAAGAAATTTAAGGCAGAGAAAAGCAAGACAAGTTAAAATGTATATCACCATTTAAACTGAGGCTGATGTGCTTTACATGAGGCAAATAAATGCATTAcagctacatttaaaaacacagtgtacacagtacaatagaataaaataagatttaaaaatggGATGTAGTGAGATGACAGCAGAAATCTAAGCAGTGTATTTCTCAAAACTTGACAAACAAACTTTATGGCCAGACTTTACTAAAGTATCtctttttttgtgatttaaatgAATTTACCAGTTATTATTCGATTCAAACCTAACCATCAAATCTGAATATTAGACTTTAACCGCCCCTCCCCTCACTGCAATATCTTGTTCTTCACCCTCTTTCTCAGGTACCTCATCTTTTACTGCCCATTGAACCTCTTCTATAAATGCGTGGCTTTCCTGCCCGTCAAGCTGGTGTTGGTTGCCCTGAAGGAAGTCGTCCGCACTCGTAAGATTGCTGCAGGTGTTCACCACGCCCACCACGCCTACCACCACGGCGTCTTCATCATGGTCATCGTTGGATACGTCAAAGGTCAGTGTCTTGTGGAATTTTATAGTGATTTTCTGTCATTCACTgtcataaatgtgtttatactgtcAGGACAGGTGATGTTACGAACTTGGCGATATATTATGCTGCATATCATTCAGATTAGCAAGAAGGCTGAGGCACAATATTTACTCatgtttaaattgtgtttttgaatTCTCACAACAACCAAACTACGTTGTTTTACTCCATCGCTGAAAGAGAGATGACAAACGAATCTATTATGATCACAAACAGCTTCCTGAAATAGAGTGGTGGACATGGTGGGTCTCTCTGGTGTGTTCAGAGTTATCAACTTGTTGGTGACCTTTAGTGACCTTAAGAATCTATTCATAAATGTAGCTTCTTTTTGTGCAGACATTAGCACTTTACTTTGAAGAAAGTAGGCCT
Protein-coding regions in this window:
- the tmem38a gene encoding trimeric intracellular cation channel type A, which gives rise to MEVLAALNLGDIAQVFSKMGMFPVFDVAYYIVSILYLKYEPGSVEVSRRSPVASWLCAMLYCFGSYILADIMLGSSPVDYFQHNSHILLASAVWYLIFYCPLNLFYKCVAFLPVKLVLVALKEVVRTRKIAAGVHHAHHAYHHGVFIMVIVGYVKGSGVALISNFEQLLRGVWRPDTNEILNMSFPTKASLYGAILFTLQEAHWLPVSKSTLILIFTLFMATSKVVMTARHSHGSPFALIESWVCHLLFGSPLGGSDEDHHHPPAAVPASPLKTKEELSEGARKRKAKKAE
- the smim7 gene encoding small integral membrane protein 7, which codes for MIGDLLIFGTLLVNAGAVLNFKLKRKESQGFGDESRSPTTGDNIREFLLSLRYFRIFIALWNIFMMFCMILLFGS